In Streptomyces sp. NBC_00414, a single window of DNA contains:
- a CDS encoding IS5 family transposase, whose product MSDRRRYPSDLSDARWALIEPLLTSWRTEQARHGLNIGHPPRHDLRDILDAVLYVARTGIPWRYLPHDYPHWNTVYQYFGRWEQAGLFEHLNDLLRRRVRENEGRRPEPTAMVIDAQSVKTSTNVPASDQGVDVGKKIVGRKRSIVIDTTGLLLTALVTAASIQDSTAGETLINRIASAHPTIRKGWADRGYREYLVDHAARLGIDLEIVRRSPGTRGFVVQPRRWAVERTLGWLMLHRRLARDYEALPARSTAMIYIAMISLMARRLTKESTPTWRGL is encoded by the coding sequence ATGAGCGACCGACGCCGCTACCCCAGCGACCTGTCCGACGCCCGCTGGGCGTTGATCGAGCCACTGCTGACCAGCTGGCGGACCGAGCAGGCCCGGCACGGCCTGAACATCGGACATCCACCCCGCCACGACCTGCGCGACATCCTCGACGCCGTGCTCTACGTGGCCCGCACCGGCATTCCCTGGCGCTACCTCCCGCATGACTACCCGCACTGGAACACCGTTTACCAGTACTTCGGCCGCTGGGAGCAGGCCGGCCTCTTCGAGCACCTCAACGATCTGCTGCGGCGCCGCGTCCGAGAGAACGAGGGCCGCCGACCCGAACCGACCGCCATGGTGATCGACGCACAGAGCGTCAAGACCTCCACCAACGTTCCTGCCTCCGACCAGGGCGTCGACGTCGGCAAGAAGATCGTGGGCCGCAAGCGCAGCATCGTGATCGACACGACCGGCCTGCTGCTGACAGCCCTCGTGACCGCGGCGAGCATCCAGGACTCCACCGCGGGCGAGACCCTGATCAACCGGATCGCCTCGGCCCACCCCACCATCCGCAAAGGATGGGCGGACCGCGGCTATCGCGAGTACCTCGTCGACCACGCCGCCCGACTCGGCATCGACCTTGAGATCGTCCGCCGTTCTCCCGGCACTCGGGGCTTTGTCGTGCAACCACGCAGGTGGGCGGTGGAAAGAACGCTCGGCTGGCTCATGCTCCACCGCCGCCTGGCCCGCGACTACGAAGCCCTCCCGGCCCGTTCCACCGCCATGATCTACATTGCGATGATCTCTCTGATGGCCCGCCGCCTCACCAAAGAATCCACTCCCACCTGGCGAGGACTCTGA